GGACAAGCAGAGTTGGCGCCTTTTCTCTGTCGAACGCTTTTAAACAGCTTCTACTAAAGAAGATATTCAGGAAGGCTTTGCCAGCACATTGATGATTGCCTATTTTTGGCAATGCATTTGCCCCTCAAGACACTTGCCTAAAACGAAATATGTGTTTTGGCATAAAATACAAAATAGCCAAAGAGAGGGGGAGAGGATATGCCGTCTGTTTCGCTGTGCATGATTGTCCGGAATGAAGCAGATTGTTTGCGCGATTGTCTGGAAAGTGTCCAGTCGGTGGTTGATGAGATCATTGTCGTCGACACCGGATCTACCGATCAGACGTTGGAGATCGCCCGCCAATATGGAGCCTGTTGTTTCCAGGCAGAATGGCAAAACGATTTTGCCAAGATGCGGAACAGGAGCCTGGAGCATGCGACCAAAGACTACATCCTTGTCCTGGATGCCGATGAACGATTGCTTCCGGAAAGCCGGGAAGAGCTTCGTAAATGTCTCGAAACGTTTCCAATGGCAGACGGTTTTTTCGTGCACATTTTGAATCAAACGGATGGCGAAGGGATTGAGGAAATGGAAGTATCGCTGAATGTGCGGCTGTTTCGCAACGAGCCCCGCTACCGTTTTTCCGCCGCCCTGCACGAGCAAATCGCCGAATCGATTCTGCGCGGCCAACCGCCGGGAACGATCTTTGATTCCAAGATCCGTATTCTTCACTCGGGCTATTTAAAAAAGAATGTGCAGCAAAAACAAAAAGCGCAGAGAAATTTGGCGATCGCTCTGGAGGAATGCAAGCGCCATCCCGGTGACGCATTCCGCGCTTTTAATCTGGGGATTGAATACATGCGCCTGCAGCAACTGCCACAAGCCATCGAAGCTTTCGAATTCGCCCGTCAGTGGTGCAAGCGCGATGCTCTCTGGGTCTCCCGATTTTTCAAGATCTATATTTCTACCTTGATGCAATGTGGAAACTGGGAGCAAGCGAATGTTCTCTTGACGGAAGCGTTGGCCATCTTTCCGGATTATACGGATTTATATTATCTGCAGGGCGTGTATCATTTTCAACATGGCCAGTGGAATGAAGCGCTGCAAAATTTTGGCCATTGCATCCAAATCGGCGATCCGCCGATCCCTCCTTATACTGTCGAAAAGGGGATTTCGACATACCGGCCGTATTTCGCCATGGGGCAAGTATTCCAAAGCAGCGGGCGGAAGGTAGAAGCGATCGTCGCTTACCGTGAAGCGTTTCAGTTGAATCCCCGTTTTGCGCAGGCGTTTGTGCGCTTCGCCGTGCTGTTGTTGGCGGAATCAGCCGATGCCGGAACGCTTGCTTATATGGAACAAGTGGCTGCGGCCGCCGGGGAGAATCGCCATGCATGGATCGGGATGGCGCTTGCCGCGGCGAACCATTTTGTCAAGGCGAAGGAATATTTGGAATCCGTTCCCGATCCGCAACGTGTGGCGGAACAGTTGGCAGTGGTGTATGCATGTCTGAATGAACAGGAAAAGTTGTTCCGTCTGCTGCAGGACTGCGATCCGCATGGCGCGATCCGGATGCAGGTGCGCAAACATCTGTTAGAGACGGGACAGCGGATTTTGGAAACAGGGCTGCAGCGGTTTCCCGAATCAGAAGCCTTGCAGACATTATCTTTGGAATATAAGAAGATGCTGCCATGAACAGAATCAGTCTATGCATGATCGTGCGCAATGAGGCCAAGACGATTGCAGCATGTCTGGAAAGTGCGCGGAAGGCTGTCGATGAAATCATCATCGTCGATACTGGTTCGACTGACGGCACCGTAGAGCTTTGCCGTTCCTTTGAAGCGGACATTTACCACTATGACTGGTGCGATGATTTTGCCAAGGCGCGCAACTACGGGTTGGAACGTGCGACAGGCGACTGGATTCTCATGCTGGATGCCGATGATGAACTGAATGTCCAGGATCGCCAAACCATTCGCCTGCTGACGGAGGGTGAGCAAACCGATGCATATTTCTTTCTGACCGAAAATTGGGTCGGTGACAGCAGCGATCCGTCCATTTTAAACTACGCGCAACTGCGTTTGTTTCGCAACCGCCCGGATTTCCGCTATCAAGGCGCCATTCATGAAATGATTCCGGCTATTTCGAACGCTCGCTGCAAGTATGTGCCGATCAAGATCATCCACCGCGGGTATTTGGATACGCTTGTGCAAGAGCGGCAAAAGATAAGCCGGAATGTGGCGATATTGCGAAAAGAATTGGCTTGCTGTCCGGATGATCCGGCGCTCCTGTACTATTTGGGCAATGAGATGCTGAGGATGGGCCAGATGGAGGAAGCCGCCGACTTTTATGAACAAGCGCTCAAGCAGTCTCGGTGTGACGGCGAGCAGCGACGCTGCTTTCTGCCCGAATTGCCGACGAAATATGCGTACTGCCTGTGGAAGCGGGAGCAAGGGGAAAAAGCGCTGCAAGTGCTGCAGGAAGCGCAGGCGCATGCTCCAAAACACACAGATTTATGGTTTTTGCTAGGCAATATTTTGTTCGAAAACGGTGATCTGGAAGGAGCATGTACGGCTTTTGCAACGTGTCTCTCAATGGGCGAGGCGCCGCCGGAATATCCGTCACAGGCCGGGTGCGGTTCCTTTCAGGCGGCATTCTTCTTGGGACTCATTGCCCTTGAACAAAGAAATATGGAATTGGCGCAGCGGCATTTCCAGGCGGCCCTCCGGATGAATCCACAGCATCTTCCGTCCATTACCCAACTCTGTACATGCTTTTGGATTCAGGGGAAATATGATCAAGTACGAGGCATGTTGGATCGCGTATCATCGCCGGTTAAAGATATGGATTGGACCCGATTTCTTGCGATACTGAACCAAGTGATCGACTCCGGGCGGGTCGATCCGGAAGTCTGCACCCAATCAAACGTACCAGCTTTTTTCAATTGTATGGCTGCATTGGCTGCCTTTCATAAAACCGATACCGTTGCCGCACTGCTTTGCCAGCTTCCGCACCGGTTGTTGGATGTGGCCATGCAAGAACAGTGGTTTTATGAGGCAATGGGAAGATATTGGCTCCGTGCGGCTGTGTGTTTGGAGAGATCAAAATGACGGTAACAGCTTGTTTGATTGTCCGGGATGAAGCCGAGTTGTTGGAGGTGTGTATCAGAAGCATTCATGGATTCACAAAGGACGTGGTGGTTGTCGACACCGGTTCGCTTGACGACAGTCCGGATATTGCGAAGCGGCTGGGCTGCACGGTGTTTCATTTGCCGTGGCAGGATGATTTCAGCGCAGCCCGCAATTTCGCAATCGAACATGCGACTGGAGAATGGGTGTTGTGTATCGACGCTGATGAACGGATCGAGCTTGCGTGCAGCCGTGATGATGTACACCGGATGCTTGAAACGACCACCTGCCAGGCGTTTACAGCCGAAGTCCACAGCTATCTCGGTCAGCGCCGGAATTCGGACTTCGTATTTCAAGATCAGCGAGTGGTGTTATTTCGCAGGGATCCCTTGGTGCGCTTTCGGCGCAGAGTCCACGAAGACGTGACGGAAAGCCTTTCTCTCCGTTATGGAGAGAGCCTTGCGATTGGCAAACTTCCGCTCGTCGTTTGCCACTTGGGTTATCTGGATACGATCGTCGAAAAACGGCAAAAACGGGAGCGCAATATACGGCTTTTGCAGATGGAGATCGCGGAACATGGATCGTCGCCATGGATCGAGTACTGTCTGGGTACGGAACGGGCGGGAAATGAACAATGGGATCAAGCGCTCCCCCTCTTGGAACACGTCGTTTACAGCGGAACCGGAGAGGAACGGTTCTGGCTGCCGGCAGCCTATGCGCTGGCATGTTGTTACTTGAAACTGGAAAGAGGGGAAGATTGCAGTACCATTTGCAGCATGGCGATTGTGCATGATCATGACATGCACTTTCATTTTTCTCTTCTTCAATCGGAGGCCCGTTTCGCGAATAAAAATTCCCTCGCTGCGTTGCTGGATGGGGAAGTCTGTCATTCGTTGCAGTCGGAGCAAGACGTTTTCGCCTTTTCCGCCCGTTATCTGGTTTTGTTCCGACAGCTTTGGCAGAAGAGCGGATCGACATGACGAATCGAATCGTAACGGATATCCTGTTCATTCGGCTGCAAGCAAGTCTTTTCTGCAGAAACATTCAAAACGAAGCTGACGGACTATCATTCATTGGCCTGTTATCGCAAATGGAACGGCAGCATCCAACCCCGTTCTATATCGTGCATGAATGGCTTTGTTCAAGGAATCAACCGATTGTTTGCCGTGAAGAGATTCAACTGGTGAATCCGGATGGGCGGGTGGAAGCACATGTGCAGATGTCACCCTTTACGCTGGGAACATGTTTTTGGGACAGAATTCGCATCTACTGGGAGGTAACCGATTTTCATCCGGACTGTACGGGGATCTTCGAGATTCGTACACGTCTGTTCGAAGTTGAAACAGAAAAGTTGTTGTACTTTCAGACAGATCCGCTTTGGGTCGTATAGTCAGGAGGGGATCAGGCGGATGGCCACAGGGCGGATCACCGGCAAAAAAGCAAGCTTGACCAGCATCATTATTCCAACATGCAACAAATGGGAGTATACAAAGCAATGTCTGGAAAGCATCCGACAATTTACCGATGCCCCTTATGAGCTGATTGTCGTCGACAATGGATCACAGGATGTGACAGTACAAGAATTGCGCCGCATGGAGGATGTTTTCCTGATTGAAAATAACGCCAATTTGGGATTCCCGCGGGCATGCAATCAAGGGATGGCCCAAGCAAAAGGCGACCAATTGCTCATCCTGAACAATGATATTGTGGTCAGCCGTCAGTGGTTGTCCAACATGCTCCATTGTTTAAATGGCGATCCCCGCAACGGTGCAGTCGGACCGGTGACCAACTATATATCGGG
Above is a window of Fodinisporobacter ferrooxydans DNA encoding:
- a CDS encoding tetratricopeptide repeat-containing glycosyltransferase family 2 protein, which codes for MPSVSLCMIVRNEADCLRDCLESVQSVVDEIIVVDTGSTDQTLEIARQYGACCFQAEWQNDFAKMRNRSLEHATKDYILVLDADERLLPESREELRKCLETFPMADGFFVHILNQTDGEGIEEMEVSLNVRLFRNEPRYRFSAALHEQIAESILRGQPPGTIFDSKIRILHSGYLKKNVQQKQKAQRNLAIALEECKRHPGDAFRAFNLGIEYMRLQQLPQAIEAFEFARQWCKRDALWVSRFFKIYISTLMQCGNWEQANVLLTEALAIFPDYTDLYYLQGVYHFQHGQWNEALQNFGHCIQIGDPPIPPYTVEKGISTYRPYFAMGQVFQSSGRKVEAIVAYREAFQLNPRFAQAFVRFAVLLLAESADAGTLAYMEQVAAAAGENRHAWIGMALAAANHFVKAKEYLESVPDPQRVAEQLAVVYACLNEQEKLFRLLQDCDPHGAIRMQVRKHLLETGQRILETGLQRFPESEALQTLSLEYKKMLP
- a CDS encoding tetratricopeptide repeat-containing glycosyltransferase family 2 protein, coding for MNRISLCMIVRNEAKTIAACLESARKAVDEIIIVDTGSTDGTVELCRSFEADIYHYDWCDDFAKARNYGLERATGDWILMLDADDELNVQDRQTIRLLTEGEQTDAYFFLTENWVGDSSDPSILNYAQLRLFRNRPDFRYQGAIHEMIPAISNARCKYVPIKIIHRGYLDTLVQERQKISRNVAILRKELACCPDDPALLYYLGNEMLRMGQMEEAADFYEQALKQSRCDGEQRRCFLPELPTKYAYCLWKREQGEKALQVLQEAQAHAPKHTDLWFLLGNILFENGDLEGACTAFATCLSMGEAPPEYPSQAGCGSFQAAFFLGLIALEQRNMELAQRHFQAALRMNPQHLPSITQLCTCFWIQGKYDQVRGMLDRVSSPVKDMDWTRFLAILNQVIDSGRVDPEVCTQSNVPAFFNCMAALAAFHKTDTVAALLCQLPHRLLDVAMQEQWFYEAMGRYWLRAAVCLERSK
- a CDS encoding glycosyltransferase family 2 protein; translated protein: MTVTACLIVRDEAELLEVCIRSIHGFTKDVVVVDTGSLDDSPDIAKRLGCTVFHLPWQDDFSAARNFAIEHATGEWVLCIDADERIELACSRDDVHRMLETTTCQAFTAEVHSYLGQRRNSDFVFQDQRVVLFRRDPLVRFRRRVHEDVTESLSLRYGESLAIGKLPLVVCHLGYLDTIVEKRQKRERNIRLLQMEIAEHGSSPWIEYCLGTERAGNEQWDQALPLLEHVVYSGTGEERFWLPAAYALACCYLKLERGEDCSTICSMAIVHDHDMHFHFSLLQSEARFANKNSLAALLDGEVCHSLQSEQDVFAFSARYLVLFRQLWQKSGST